ACGGAACTGTTTTTCCCTGACAGTCACACCCAAGAAGAGAGTCTGATCAAATAAAATCCCATCTTCCCAAATTTCTGTATCCTAGTCTTTGAGCATCAACACACAATCAACATACATATTCACTCAACCAGAAGTCATTTAGAAAAACAAGGCCAAATATTATTGTTACAACATACGATCAGAGCATGCTCATGTCAAAATTGAAGTCATTTAGGCTTACTGTTGCAAAATCCAAGCGACAGGAGCTCAAGAAAGCTAGTCCAGAGAAAACTATTGAAGCTAGCTTAGAAATGCACAACTCACTTTTCATTCGATGGTTCATTGCGGAGAACTTCTGGCGCCATCCACTCAGGCTGACACAATCAAGAACTTCACATTAGGAACAGCTCAAAATCTTGAGAAACATCAGAAATGGTTTCTTTGCAATCCTTGTATAAAAATAAATCTGGAAAAAAAAGTCTCAAGACTCCTAGTGCATTGTTTGGTAATGCTCTGGCAAAATGTTTTTTAGTTTCTCAAGCTGAAACGTTATATACTTGCTTATCTGGCTGTTCAAGATTTGTACTGGAGAAGAAGTTTACTTCCCAAATCACCAAAAATGAAGTTTCCCAttgttttctcttcatttcctctATAGTTGCTAATTGTCCATTTAACTACAATGAAAGCTATTAGTAGAAACCATTCAAATGTCTttctctatttcaaaaatagttaAATAACTCTCTCTCCATCCTTGCAAACTCTTCAAGAACAATTTCCCAGAAAGCTTGCATATTTACCGTTCCAGCAGTAGACTTGGATGACAAGAAAGTATTGTGCTTCAAACGTGACAACCCAAAATCGCAGACCTGGACAATGGTAGAATTTAGTGTGGATGCAAACAATATTATACCTCAGCACTTTGATCATCAATTACATCAAGCTCAGAGCACATTTCCGATGGAAATTGCATCACATCAGCAAGTTCGGTTAATCAAGAATCATCCACATCACTGTTCAGATGTAAGTACATGTATGGCAGTGAAGAGTGAGAATGAAAAGTCAAGAGTCCACGAGAAATAAAACTTGTTCCAGAATCGGCAAATATTAGTCAATTAACAATCATATCCGAGGTGCTCCCACAGTGAGGGAATGGAATattcaagaggaagagaaaaagatgaagcAAGACATTTGTAGCACCTAGGAGATAGATAAATGATATGCAGGCAAGAGAATAGCTTGATTCGTTATTTAAAGGAGTCAAAAAAGTGTCATGCAACATTGGTAAATTTCACATACTTTGACATTCCAGTTTTTGTCAACAAGAAGATTTGGTGATTTCAGATCTCGATGAACAATTGTTGGGACGCTTGCGTGCAAGCAATTCATTCCCCTTGCCTGTAAAATTTGCACAAGCACTTATATcaatttcagaaaaagaaatctcTATATCTCCAACACCAAAGAGAAGGGAGACCAATTATTTCATACCACATCAAGAGCCATTTTTATCCTACGTCTCTCATCAATATGACACTGAGGACGATGTATAATTCTGTACAAGCTTCCCCTGGAGAAGTAAACAACAGTAAAAATCAGACAGCAAAGTGAGATTGTCACATGCCATCAAAATAATAACACCCCTTTAACAGCAGATAAATGAGCGGCATCCCCCAGAAACAATTGATGTCGCCATCCTAGCAAGATATTTTAAAGTACAAAACATTGTACCTTGGGAGAAACTCAGTAATGATAGACAGATGTGGAGGACGGGTCACAGCACCCATGAAAAGAACGACATTTGGATGACGCAGTCTACGCATTATCCGCACCTTGGAACAGATGAACAAGATGCATGGTCAGTTATCTTCCTGAATATATTGGAAAAGCATTTCTTGACTCATTGCTCTGATTagtcctcctttcttttcttgctaaataagcaaattaaacaaacaaattaaTTGATGAACACAACCATTTAGTTAGATGTGGACAGATTGGAATCCATGAAAAGAATGGCATTCTGATGACATTGTCTATGCATTATCTGCAACCTTGACACAgaagcacccaaaaaaaaaggtggatAGGAATTTATCTTACAGTAGCTGACTATACTGGAAAAGCTTATCTCGTTCATCTTCAGTTTTATTCTCAcgaaagaaaacaaacaattaCTGAACACACTAATTCATTATCTTTCCAAAAATACATATAGATACACATAATTAAACTCGAAGTGTGAcataatctctctcttctttgcttTCACCTATCAGACTTTGTGTGCCATTCAGATCTTATGCAAAGAACATTAATTGAATGTCTCAATGTTATTCACAGCACCAAGCAGATCAAATCGGCAACTCTGTGCCAAAACTAACAAATCAACAGAAAAGCAAATTGCGAATTCATCATGTATAGCAAACGACTGTGCTATTCTTTTCTTTACAATGTTCttccaaattttattctttacaATTTTCGAGTTCCTAATAAAGCTGGAGGATTttggtccaaaaagaaaaggaaccaGAAGATGAAAAGCACAAATCAAAGACCTATCTATTGCTTACTTCTCGTCTGAACTCATCCAAAGCAGCACCTGAGAAATCCTGATCCAAAAATTTCTTCACAGCCACCTCCTGCAGAACGAGGAAGTCGAGCAAGATGTTAAgagttgaaaatgcattttaacttatttttcatggcatatcataaaattttaaacacTAAAAACACATGACCACTGAGTTTTTTGCAAAAGGTAACgtctaaattgcaaaatactGATAGTAAACGCATACAGATCTTTTGAAGATGTTAACAAGAGAAAACGAGTCATCTGCTGCTTCTCTTCCCATTTCTTAATATGTAAGTATATGAACATAAGACAACAAACACTTaccaataataaaaaaaaaaacataagacaACAAACCCTAAACAACCCAGTGTTTAAAGTGCTTCTACCACATGGATGGGTTTCAATTGAGTTGCAAATTAGCAGTGCACAAAAATAGACTTTGTAACAGTATATTCATTGTGACTATTTTTATTAACTTCTTCAGTCTTCACAgtaaggatttgattgcatccGAAGAGctaacataaaaaaagaatcttGACAGCACCTAATAAAAGAGTAGCAAGGGAGCCAAGATAAAGGCCATTTGGCTTATCcaaaatacaaaagagagagtAGCAAGACAAGGCCATGAACGAGCAATGGGCAATTAGTTATTATGGTTGACACCAGTCAAACAAGTCATGTATATATGTCAAGGTACAAATTCTGGTGCTTTTTTTTACACGACTTAGGTTGAAATGCCAGATTTTGATACTATATCTGATGTCACTATTCAATGCTAGCTGCTTAGTTTATAAATCTAAAACATTAGCGCAAAAGAAGAACACTGAAGCAGGACTAAATGTCATTTCTTTTGACCCAAAGACCAATTGTCATACTCAAGGATGATCATTTGCTTCAAAGCAGTCATATATAAGGAGCCAATGGATATGCACATTCCATAAATTCAAACAAATAGAAGTCATActtctaaaaataaagaacctcTTCAAGTAAGTAATCGAATGCCTATTCTTAATTTGTGAGAATTCAGAAATATTTGAAACTGACCGTGCCATTCCAGTCAGCATGATAGACCTCTCCATAAGAACCTGTTCAGAAGAACACAAAATTGTAACATGATAAACAGAAAATGCAATTCAGTAAGAAAACACTGCTGTCAATTCTATAATAACTACTGCAATTATGCTTACATTTGGATTGCCATATAAAAAATTTTCTCAGATGACATGCACTTCATCTCTGGTTACATGGCTAGCTAGCATGAGCATAATAGGCACTACAATAGTACTAAAGCATATCTCATGATACTAAACAAATGTCATAAAAATGCAGCAACAGGATCAACATATTTGTATCCATGAGTCTTGTTCTCTTTTAGTTAATATATGGACCTGCATAAGGATATGAAACTAATGTATCCAATCAGGGACTCGATCAAAAGCAATACCTAGTCCAATTCTTTCACCAATGACCAAATGTTCCCACTGAATCTCATCACCAACATCAACATCATCAAGCACTTGATCAACTTTATTTGTATTACTCTCAATTGATGAGCTTGGGCTTTCTGAATCCCTTAACACGAAGTTTTTGTCCATGAATCTGTCATTAGTGCACTTTTTTGGATCAAGAAAACCAATTTCATGTCGATCGCGTCCTCTTTGAGAGTCTGCTACGCCATCTTGCAAATTCTCCCGAGTCCTAAGAGGGTCTTCCCTGACTTGCGCATTCAAGCGCTCTTCACGAGGCATCATATCAAACTGACCTGTGCCAAATCCCAACATTGGACTATTATCACTGAAAGGATTCCAGTGACTGCTCTGTTTGATCAACTGATTTGACTTGTTTGACAACTTGGCCCCGCTACTCTCTTGAGTGGACTGCTTCAAATTATTAGGTAACTTAAAACCGTCCGGATTGACTTTATCAGTTGTACAGCTGCCAATGGATGATGACACATCATAAGGATTAGGTTCACGATTATTTTTTGGGAACAGACCTTCCTTAAAAccatattctttctttcttggtaCTTCATTGAGAGGATGCCGTTTTGTTGGCATCAATGGAACAGGAGGCCGACCAGGAGCAGGGTTATTTTTCTGTCTTGGCATCTCATTGATTTTGGTTTCTGTGCCGTTGCCTCCCACTGGGGCTTTGCCAAAGTCTTTAATTGCAAAAGGATTGAGATCTGCAAAAAGATTTGTGGGGTCCTCTGAACTATTATTTTTGCTCTGTGGGACCACATTTATATTCAACCGTTGAGCTGTACCACCAGATACTCTGGAAGAACCAACACCAGGATCATGACTATCAAATGGGAAAGGAGGGAAGGATTCTGCTGTTTTAGAGCTTGATTTTCTATCTACATAAGCATAAGTTTCCATCACTGAACTTTGGCTGCTTCCTTCACCACCAAAAGGCTTTGGCCTTGAACGAACAACTCCCAAGTCATTAGGCGATTGAAAAGATGGAAGTTTACTAATATTCGCATTGTAAGGCTTATTATCTTTGACACTGAAATAATCAGCTGGTATAAGCGTCCCAGGGGCAGCCATGAGATCAACTAGAAACTCCCTGAATCAAAAACACACATATGAAATCCCCATGGTAGAGAAAATGAAAACCATTACCATTAGTATTATGCTATATCACATATTACAAGGTCTGTGCATTTCAAGCTCTTGAgtgaataaaaatttaaagattaaaaGACTATATATAAAGAGAAGGGAAGGCCCTGAGAGATAAATGCTTTATACATCAAGGTATAAGTGCTACAACTTGATGATCACATTAACTGGCCGTGATCAAGAAATCATAACCTCAACTAATTAACATCCACGTAAAAAATGCAGATAtatgtcagttttttttttcttccttaacAGGAgatgttcatgaattttaatttggaaaatgtttacGACAGAATGAAATACATATAGTTTTTTAAATGAACAGGAAGCTCCATTGCCTTTGCATCTCAATTCTCCCAAGGATGGAAAACCATAAAGTAAGCACAGTATTGCAACCAGGACACATTAAATTGCAGCCTAAGGGacacaaaaattttaattaagttttttgtttggtaaaaataaaaaataaaataattaagttGTACTATATATTGGTCTACAAACTTAAAAATGGTAAAATACGATGACGAGAagctacaaaagagaaattaagcaATGATAAACATCGTAGAGCTCCTATTGGAAGAAATACAAAATATATGCACACACTGTAGTTATTTCTGCTAAATTTAAAAGTAACAGTAATAAGCAAAAGGAGGACCCACTAGATATCTCGCCTGCATAGTAGAAGGTAGCACAGACAAATTCATCTCAGAAATCCATGACGGTTGCTTATTCATAATAGGCAGGTATCCTCTTAATGCCAGGAAATATGACCTATTCTCTCTTAGCAACAAAGGCATTTATGACTAAGATAAATAAAAGTATAAGCATGTGCATAAACTATGGTTTAACGTAATTCCAGAATCTTGAGAAACTCAAGTTGATTATTACATGTGCAAATTAAATTGCCACATCCTCGGGGAAGCTCGATATCTTaaggaaaaaattcatttgCACAGAAGTATGCCCCTTTCAAACCCATCATAAGGAAAAAGATACTGACAATcagtgaccaaaaaaaaatctagaaagcACCACAGTAAGTAATTATATGATTACAATAACATAAGAGAAGAAGAGCCAACCAGCACCTTTCATCGTCCAACTTTATCAAGTTTACAGCATCATCCTCCTCGCCAGTGTAATGGCTACCTTTCACCAGTCGGCAAGCCAAATTTATACTGTCTGCTAAGACCttcacataataaaatttatcactTCAGGAAACTGAATCTTTTTCTCATTATTCATGATAGTAGATCATCAATTATCCAGAACACTTTGAAGTATTGTATTTTGTGCCATGACTACAGAAGATCACAAAACTTAAACTTCAAATATGACATCAACCAATTGCCCAAGCTCCACTATCAGAAGATGACAAGCACAAACTGCTAAAGCCCAATTTAGATGTGGTAAAAGCTAACCTTGAAAAGCAAAGCACGATGTCTTGAAAGGCCAACATTTATGGACCCAATTGGCAACACACTCGTCTGAAGAGATGTCCTCAACTCTGTGCTCCTCTCCATCCACCTAGCCAACATAATGTTAGCATCCTTCACTGAGCCACCCATATGTCCTGTTACCAGTTCAGCAAGCCTTTGAACCAAAACGGTAACCTCAGTAGCAGGACAGTCCAATCCTATACAGTGAGCGACTTGCATCAACTCTTCAAGAGCATGATCAATTCTGCGATTAACTATTATAGCTTCAAAGCCAGAACTCCCAGGGTTAGTCTCGAGATCAGTTAGAGAAGGCATTTTCCCTTGAAGTCTTGACTCAGTGGAGATGCCATATGCATCATAAAATCCATCCACCACTTTCTCCTCATAATCAATCACATTATATTCCTGCATCAAAGCGCATTTGGTTTATTTTAAAATGGCAGAAACCAAGAAGCCCGACATACAAGTAATGACTGCAGAACAAAACCAAGCATGAAGCATATCAAGATGTTTAATGATGCCGTACCCGTAGTAACCTAGGTTATGTGACATTACAGTTTGTCATATAAGAAATAGAACAGGATACACCACTTGTCAAAGAAGAGGTACTTAACTAGTAGACTCACTTAGTTCACTATTTACAGTTGACTTGCATTTTGAAGCATATGTCTGGGATTACCAGTGATGATGTAACTATCCTTCCTCTGTTTCTGGAAATTACAAAGAAACTGCAGCACAACATACGTTACGACACCAATGAAGAGATACGCATATTTGACCAAATTTTCTATGACTCCACAAGCCCAATTAGGTTATAGAAAGTGCAGTGTTCTATTCTATAATAGATAAGGACCATACATTTCTTCAAAACTTAGCTAGTATTATAAGATTTATGGAGACatcaatcaattttattatgtGGTGGGATCAATCGATCACAAATTTTAGCAAGAGCTAAGCAtgataagtcattttccagaatttcaatcGTG
The nucleotide sequence above comes from Eucalyptus grandis isolate ANBG69807.140 chromosome 2, ASM1654582v1, whole genome shotgun sequence. Encoded proteins:
- the LOC104430749 gene encoding serine/threonine-protein kinase EDR1 is translated as MKHIFKKLHLGHNHDPGRSNEPPPPAPSPTPAPPPDQRPPAGQGAGNAPPSPLGLPGAPAAAPAVSAAPAAPAAGDRSGDYITSEEDFQMQLALAMSVSNSEFRGEDPENDQIRAATWLSLGGHPRGDAGRKKDEVSAETQSRQYWEYNVIDYEEKVVDGFYDAYGISTESRLQGKMPSLTDLETNPGSSGFEAIIVNRRIDHALEELMQVAHCIGLDCPATEVTVLVQRLAELVTGHMGGSVKDANIMLARWMERSTELRTSLQTSVLPIGSINVGLSRHRALLFKVLADSINLACRLVKGSHYTGEEDDAVNLIKLDDEREFLVDLMAAPGTLIPADYFSVKDNKPYNANISKLPSFQSPNDLGVVRSRPKPFGGEGSSQSSVMETYAYVDRKSSSKTAESFPPFPFDSHDPGVGSSRVSGGTAQRLNINVVPQSKNNSSEDPTNLFADLNPFAIKDFGKAPVGGNGTETKINEMPRQKNNPAPGRPPVPLMPTKRHPLNEVPRKKEYGFKEGLFPKNNREPNPYDVSSSIGSCTTDKVNPDGFKLPNNLKQSTQESSGAKLSNKSNQLIKQSSHWNPFSDNSPMLGFGTGQFDMMPREERLNAQVREDPLRTRENLQDGVADSQRGRDRHEIGFLDPKKCTNDRFMDKNFVLRDSESPSSSIESNTNKVDQVLDDVDVGDEIQWEHLVIGERIGLGSYGEVYHADWNGTEVAVKKFLDQDFSGAALDEFRREVRIMRRLRHPNVVLFMGAVTRPPHLSIITEFLPRGSLYRIIHRPQCHIDERRRIKMALDVARGMNCLHASVPTIVHRDLKSPNLLVDKNWNVKVCDFGLSRLKHNTFLSSKSTAGTPEWMAPEVLRNEPSNEKCDVYSFGVILWELATLRLPWTGMNPMQVVGAVGFQNRRLEIPKEVDPLVGKIIWECWQTEPNLRPSFAELCVALKSLQRLMIPSHLDQPNGHLVRDQQNSSLPLEIQVNSTP